From Passer domesticus isolate bPasDom1 chromosome 20, bPasDom1.hap1, whole genome shotgun sequence, one genomic window encodes:
- the MCRIP1 gene encoding mapk-regulated corepressor-interacting protein 1, translating into MASSPVSRVVYNGKRSGGPRSPGAGSEIFTPAHEENVRFIYEAWQCVERDLRSQMGSERGLVEEYVEKMPNPSLKAFKPVDLGDLKRRSTQDAKKS; encoded by the exons ATGGCCAG CTCCCCCGTGTCCCGGGTGGTGTACAACGGAAAGCGGAGCGGCGGCCCGCGCTCCCCCGGCGCCGGCAGCGAGATCTTCACGCCGGCCCACGAGGAGAACGTGCGCTTCATCTACGAGG CCTGGCAGTGCGTGGAGCGCGACCTGCGCAGCCAGATGGGCTCCGAGCGCGGCCTGGTCGAGGAGTACGTGGAGAAGATGCCGAACCCCAGCCTGAAAG CGTTTAAACCCGTCGACCTGGGTGATCTGAAGAGGAGGAGCACACAGGATGCGAAGAAGTCCTAA
- the GCGR gene encoding glucagon receptor — protein sequence MWSRGGMSQPRLLTLLVLLLCCQGRSAQITDHVVERWKEYSEECQRNMSRLPAPTELVCNRTFDKFSCWPDTAPNSTASVPCPWFLPWYQKVKHRHVFKTCGPDGQWVTGPRGQSLRDATQCEQDDEDLKAQEKFAKTYGSFKVMYTVGYSVSLCALLLALALLLGFSKLHCMRNYIHMNLFASFILKGVSVLVIDALLKTHYSDKIDGYNVQVWLSDEAAAGCRAATVFMQYGIVANYCWLLVEGIYLHNLLVVAVFSERSYFTLYLCIGWGAPMLFLIPWVIVKFLYENIQCWSTNNNMGFWWILRFPVFLAILINFFIFIRIIQILVSKLRAHQMRYTDYKFRLARSTLTLIPLLGIHEVVFAFITDEHAQGTLRYVKLFFDLFLSSFQGLLVAILYCFVNKEVQAELLKRWQRWKLGKDLAEEYKHTYSHAPSARNGAGSTCEKHQLVSGCTNGLGRSLVPQPSSQRLERSGRSAAEHLALGGHHHCYEFPETTAESHF from the exons ATGTGGTCCAGAGGAGGAATGTCCCAGCCACGTCTCCTCaccctcctggtgctgctgctctgctgccag GGTCGCTCTGCCCAGATCACGGATCACGTTGTTGAGAGATGGAAGGAGTACAGCGAGGAGTGCCAGCGCAACATGAGCCGCCTGCCTGCGCCCACAG agctggtCTGTAACCGCACCTTCGACAAGTTCTCCTGCTGGCCCGACACGGCGCCCAACAGCACAGCCAGTGTGCCCTGCCCCTGGTTCCTGCCCTGGTACCAGAAAG TGAAGCACAGACACGTCTTCAAGACCTGTGGGCCAGATGGACAGTGGGTGACAGGGCCACGGGGACAGTCCCTGCGTGATGCCACACAGTGTGAGCAGGATGACGAGGACCTAAAGGCGCAG GAAAAATTTGCCAAGACCTATGGCAGCTTCAAGGTGATGTACACTGTGGGCTactctgtgtccctgtgtgcactGCTGcttgccctggccctgctgctgggcttCAG CAAGCTGCACTGCATGAGGAACTACATCCACATGAACCTCTTCGCCTCCTTCATCCTGAAGGGCGTCTCCGTGCTGGTCATCGACGCCCTGCTCAAGACCCACTACAGTGACAAGATTGATGGCTACAACGTGCAAGTCTGGCTGAGCGACGAG gcagctgcaggctgccggGCAGCCACGGTCTTCATGCAGTACGGCATCGTGGCCAACTACTGCTGGCTGCTGGTGGAAGGCATCTACCTGCATAACCTGCTGGTGGTGGCCGTCTTCTCCGAGAGGAGCTACTTCACCCTCTACCTGTGCATCGGCTGGG GGGCACCCATGCTGTTCCTCATTCCCTGGGTCATTGTGAAGTTCCTCTACGAAAACATACA GTGCTGGTCCACAAACAACAACATGGGCTTCTGGTGGATCCTTCGCTTCCCCGTGTTCCTGGCCATCCTG ATCAACTTCTTCATCTTCATCCGCATCATTCAGATCCTTGTTTCCAAGCTGCGTGCACACCAGATGCGCTACACTGACTACAAGTTCAG GCTGGCCAGGTCCACGCTGACCCTCATCCCGCTGCTGGGCATCCACGAGGTGGTCTTCGCCTTCATCACAGACGAGCACGCCCAGGGCACACTGCGCTATGTCAAGCTCTTCTTCGACCTCTTCCTGAGCTCCTTCCAG GGTTTGCTGGTGGCCATTCTCTACTGCTTCGTCAACAAGGAG gtgcaggcagagctgctgaagcGGTGGCAGCGCTGGAAGCTGGGGAAGGACCTGGCTGAGGAGTACAAGCACACCTACAGCCATGCACCCAGTGCCCGCAATGGCGCCGGCAGCACCTGCGAGAAGCACCAGCTGGTGAGTGGCTGCACCAACGGGCTGGGGCGCAGCCTggtcccccagcccagctcccagcgcCTGGAGAGGAGCGGGCGCAGCGCTGCCGAGCACCTCGCCCTGGGGGGCCATCACCACTGCTATGAGTTTCCTGAGACCACGGCCGAGAGCCACTTCTGA
- the PPP1R27 gene encoding protein phosphatase 1 regulatory subunit 27, which yields MPLCLKAAVSMRDYCPTVPRYSRYTPRYSRYMPGLRASRTVHFPNDVVFQDHIKQGDLEQVGRFIRARKVTLDTIYPSGMAALHEAVLTGNLDCVKLLVKHGADIHQRDENGWTPLHMACSDGYADIARYLLSLGASLEATTDDGEKPSDLIDPEYEDLVQLLGGTALR from the exons ATGCCGCTGTGCCTGAAGGCTGCCGTCAGCATGAGGGACTATTGCCCCACGGTGCCCCGGTACAGCCGGTACACGCCCCGGTACAGCCGGTACATGCCGGGCCTCAGGGCCTCGCGCACCGTGCACTTCCCCAACGACGTCGTCTTTCAGGACCACATCAAGCAGGGCGacctggagcaggtgggcagGTTCATACGGGCCAGGAAGGTGACACTGGACACCATCTACCCTTCTG GCATGGCAGCCCTGCATGAAGCCGTGCTGACGGGAAACCTGGACTGCGTCAAGCTCCTGGTGAAACACGGCGCTGACATCCACCAGAGAGACGAGAACGGCTGGACGCCGCTGCACATGGCCTGCAGCGACGGCTACGCCGACATCGCCAG GTACCTGCTGTCCCTTGGGGCCAGCCTGGAGGCCACCACCGACGACGGGGAGAAACCCTCGGACCTCATCGACCCCGAGTACGAGGACCtggtgcagctcctgggaggcACGGCGCTGCGCTGA